TTTGAGTTAATTGGCTTTGAACGGCTTCTGTTTTAGAAATTTTCTTTGATATAAGCCTTGATCTTTCAAGCATATTTGCGAAATCCGTGTTTCCACCAACATTTATTTGATACATTTGATCTATAACTGTTCCTCTATCATCGCATAATTTAGCTAAAACTCGATTTAAAATTGTAGCGCCAACTTGACCTTTAATATCGTCACCTATAATGGGGAGTTTTTTTCCTTCAAATTTTTCAGCCCAGTTTTTATCTGATGCTATAAAAACAGGCATGCAGTTTATCAATCCAACTTCAGCTTCTAAAGCTATTTCACTCCAATAACGAACAGCTTTTTCACTGCCTACTGGAAGATAGTTAAGAAGCATTTCTGTTCCAGTATCCTTTAATTCCTTAATTATTTCCCGCTTTAATTCTTCATCGCTTTTTGTTTGCTTAATTGGTTTAATCATTTTTTCTACGTAAACGCCAACGCCATCTAAAATAGGAGCTTCCTTAACGATAGCTTCTATTTTTGGAACTTTAAGTAACCAATCAACGCAGTTAGGAGGTTGATATATGGCTTCATCAAGAGTTTTTCCAATTTTATTTTCAGCTACATCAAAAGCTGAAACAAATTTTATATCAGAAATTTTATATCCGTTTATTTCTTCATGCATAATCCCGATTATTGATTTATCTTGATTTAATCTATAATATTCTATTCCTTGCACAAGTCCAGCAAAGCAATTTCCTACACCTATAACGCCTACACGGATTTCTTTCAATATTTATTTTCACCATAAATATTTTATAATTATAAAATAGTATTGTATAAAACTTAAATATAAATTTAACTCTCAAAAAGATAGGAAATAGAAGTTGATTAAAAAATGGCTTATGAACGATTAATTAAAAAAATAACTGTAGAAAACTTATGGCTGTATATTTTAAGCTTGCTTAAAGATAAACCTAAATATGGATATGAAATAAGAAAGCTTATTCAAGAAAGATACGGTTTTAAACCAGGCACAGTTACAGCTTACATAGTTCTCTATAGGCTTGTGAAGGAAGGCTACATCTCTTTAAAAGAAGAAAAAAAAGAAGGAAAGGGTCCAGCTAGAAAATATTATGAAATAACTGAAGAAGGAAGAATGCTTCTTGCAAAAGGTGAAAGATTCTTAGAAGAAACCTTAAAAAAAATAAGAAGTTAACAATTATTAAAAAGATTCCCAAGCATTAATTATGCTTTTTTCCCAATCCTCTAAAAATTCTTTACGCAAACTTAATATTTTCTTTACAATATCTGTTATAGTAATTATGCCTACAGGCTTATTCTCATCAATTACAATTAACCTTTTTAATTTAAAAAGAATCATTAATTCACATGCTTCTTTTATTGTTGCTTTAGAATTTATAAAGTGAACTGGGGATGACATAACATCCTCCGCTTTAGTATAATCTAAGCTTTTATTCTTTTCTATTACTCTTTGAAGAATATCCCGCTCAGTTATTACGCCAACAGGCTTCCCCCCCTCAACAACTAATATAGAAGCAATTCTATGCTTATTCATTTCTTCAACTACAAGACGCACATTAACTTTAGCATCTACGCTTTTAACAGGTTTACTCATACACTCCTCTACTAAATTCAAAACCTTAAACCTCAACCTATTTTTACATATAAAGAAAATATAAGGTTACTTGAATTTTTTAATCCAGCTTAAATAAGCATACCATGAAGGTTTAGGTGTTCCATCAACTTCTATAAGCCCAAAATGGTTTTCATGCTCAGGAAAGGAACGCCATTTACTATCTGATAACCGCCATATAAACACAGCTTCAATTAACGATTCATCATTTAAAGCTTCTTGAAGCTTCTTTATATAAATAGCTTGAAGCATTTTACTGTATCCAAGAATAGATGGGGCAGATGGGTAACCGGTTTCGCAAACAATTATTCGTTTTCCAGCTTCTTCAAGTATATTTTTCGCTTTAGGAATTAAATTTGAAACGTCTATAGGTTTAGCATGAGAATAATTTGGGTAATAATCTAAACCTATAATATCGCAGTATTTTCCATAAAAAGATAAATCTTTAACCCTTCTATCAACTTCTAAGTTAATTACTATTTGAGCATTCTTATCCTCAGATGTTACAGCATCTTTAAGAGATGAAAGAAGCATTTGCTTAAACTTTGAATTAAACCAAACTAAACCTTTCCGCCATCCAGCTGCGTAATGAGCAAACCACCAGTTCGGCTCATTTTCAATCTGCCAAATTTTAATCAAATTTTTATATCGCCCAACTATTTCCCTAGTCGATTCATAAACACGTTTTATATATTCTACTGCATTTTTAGTTGGGTCAACCAATTCGTTAGGAAGCATTCTTTGGTAACCACAACCCACCACTGGTAAAAGCTCTATGCCAGCTTGCTTTAACGCATTAATAAATTGATCTAACTTAACCCAGGTATATTTAGAAGAATCATTAAATGCTGAAAGCGTAGGTTGAATAAAATTCCATTGAAGCCAAAACCTAACGAATTTCACTCCAGCTTTACTTAAAGTTTTAGCTAAAGAATCAATTGAATTTAAATCTGCCTTCTTATGAGGAAGATGAATCTTTTCTAGAATACTGGCTTTTTTGAAAATTAATGAAGAAAAGAAAACATGAGGAATTATTATCGATGGAGGTGGTTTCACCCCTATATATCTCCAAACATCATCTATGCAAACACCAAGTTTAATCATCGCCTTAACTCCTTAAAACAAATTAACGTTATTAATGTTATGTTATAATTAAAAGATAATAATGAATAGGTTATAACTTGGATTTTAATTGATCTTAAAATGAAGTTTTAATAAACAACTTGGTTAAAGAGTTTTCTGAAATATTTAATAGATGATTAAAAAGAATTGGAGGACTCTATTAAACTTAAGGTCCCTCAATTAAAAAACATATTTAAATCTAACTTATACTAATTCTCTAATAGATTAAAGTTGAAGCTGCAAAGCTATGAAGAAATCTTACTTGAAATCTTTAGGAAATATAATAAAAAGCCTTACGGTTGGAGAGTTTTAATTGGTAAAAACCCTTCAGGTTTTTGGGATATATTGTTTATTAGTGATGATGAAGCTTGGACTATTAAGCTTGATACAATTTTTAAAGCAAACCCTATAGGTTTAGGGGTTAAACTTGAGGAAAAATTCAAGCTGCCTAAAGTTAATGATGTTTCCTACGGTTTCAGACCTATACCAGAATCTTTAATAAGAAATTTAACTAAGGAAATTCAAGATTCTAACCTTTCGCTGGATAAAGCTACTGAAAAGCTTATGAGCGAATTGAAATTTATTCCACCAAAACCTATAAATATAATTCAGCAAAGCCCTATAACTGCTATTGGTCCACATCATATTCTTCAATTTTCTCCAATTTCTCAAAAACAAAAAGAGTTAAATAAAAATTTAGATGAGCAGTTAAGAAGAGCTCTTAGAAGAAAATATCCTTGGTACAGCTTCTAAAATA
This is a stretch of genomic DNA from Candidatus Bathyarchaeota archaeon. It encodes these proteins:
- a CDS encoding helix-turn-helix transcriptional regulator, whose product is MAYERLIKKITVENLWLYILSLLKDKPKYGYEIRKLIQERYGFKPGTVTAYIVLYRLVKEGYISLKEEKKEGKGPARKYYEITEEGRMLLAKGERFLEETLKKIRS
- a CDS encoding glycosyl hydrolase 53 family protein; translated protein: MIKLGVCIDDVWRYIGVKPPPSIIIPHVFFSSLIFKKASILEKIHLPHKKADLNSIDSLAKTLSKAGVKFVRFWLQWNFIQPTLSAFNDSSKYTWVKLDQFINALKQAGIELLPVVGCGYQRMLPNELVDPTKNAVEYIKRVYESTREIVGRYKNLIKIWQIENEPNWWFAHYAAGWRKGLVWFNSKFKQMLLSSLKDAVTSEDKNAQIVINLEVDRRVKDLSFYGKYCDIIGLDYYPNYSHAKPIDVSNLIPKAKNILEEAGKRIIVCETGYPSAPSILGYSKMLQAIYIKKLQEALNDESLIEAVFIWRLSDSKWRSFPEHENHFGLIEVDGTPKPSWYAYLSWIKKFK
- a CDS encoding CBS domain-containing protein, whose amino-acid sequence is MNLVEECMSKPVKSVDAKVNVRLVVEEMNKHRIASILVVEGGKPVGVITERDILQRVIEKNKSLDYTKAEDVMSSPVHFINSKATIKEACELMILFKLKRLIVIDENKPVGIITITDIVKKILSLRKEFLEDWEKSIINAWESF
- a CDS encoding inositol-3-phosphate synthase, translated to MLKEIRVGVIGVGNCFAGLVQGIEYYRLNQDKSIIGIMHEEINGYKISDIKFVSAFDVAENKIGKTLDEAIYQPPNCVDWLLKVPKIEAIVKEAPILDGVGVYVEKMIKPIKQTKSDEELKREIIKELKDTGTEMLLNYLPVGSEKAVRYWSEIALEAEVGLINCMPVFIASDKNWAEKFEGKKLPIIGDDIKGQVGATILNRVLAKLCDDRGTVIDQMYQINVGGNTDFANMLERSRLISKKISKTEAVQSQLTQRLTDDKIYVGPSDFLPFLGNTKICYINIKGRMFADRPFEIECKLTVDDKANSAGIAVDAIRCLKLAFDRGAGGPLISPSAYLMKHPPIQYSDAEAKILMEKYIAGEIER